The window CGCAGGTTTTCGGCAGGTTGCCGTGGTTGTTAAGAggaaaaatgaagaataaatacgacATATCATATCCAAAGCAAGCCTTAATGAGTTTTATGACCCACGACCCTGTTCGATACTCCACCCCTTCCTTAGAGCTAGCCGAGCTCATCTCCCACGCCGTCGGGTCCCAACACACGGTGGCACTCACACGGAAAGGGGATCGCGGGATCCCTGGCATCTCGATGCCTGGCGCCCTGAGCTGAGGCGGCCCGCCACCGTGTATGCATTGGAGCGTGACGGCGCGCGAACATAGATTTAAGAACGCTGGGCTGCGCCAGCAGACCCCACtgtttcaatatatatatatatatatatataatttatagtcTCTCGACTTTGATAGAGACTTATGgatcaaaacaattaatgtgaaaataataacacgcTCTTTAAACTTGAGATGAAAAGGTATACTATGTAAACCACCAAACTattgatgtttattgaaaagaaaagagtgtGATTACAATGTCTTGACTATGGAAAATTGAAGAGTATTAGAAGAGTGTTAAAGCACCGACGCGTTAACAAACGATATTGTTTATCATTGGTGCCGTGCGGGCTAGCGAAAACCGTCCAATTTGAACTTAAGGTGACAAGCTTATcgaaccttctcgctctctcttcgcATATTAAACTAATATTCGAACATACCGCCCCTCTTGCTGCCTCGCAGCAATAAAGAGACcggcaataacaataaattaaatttaaagataGGAAAGCCTACTTCGAAAGAAGCTAATCCCTACCATGACTCTACCGATCGAACTGTTCTCATTAAATTTCTGTGGAATCAATTCCTTAACGAACAGTCGATCAACAACAAGTTTACAATGCTttaagtttgacaacattacaataaaatttgttacaaGGTTAAATTCGCCTATATTCTTGAATAATCTAATGCAAAGTTTCTAGCAAGCTAATAATaaagaacaaaataaaaacttgaCTCTAATGAATCTGCATTTAAACATTCGACTAGGATGCTATCTATTCACGAGCTAAGTGAGTTTACAGTGTAGGTGTTGTATGTAAAATCTCTTCGATTGATGACACTGGGAAACTCTTCAGTCTTGACTGGACTCAGGTTGAAGGCCGGAGACTGCCCTCTGTGCACTCTTGTCTGAGGGCAGAAAAATGATCTCCACAACTGGTCGCTGGAACTCGGAATTGGCAGTACGGATGGTAACAACTCGAACTAGACCATCTTTCCCTCGATGTACCGCTGTAATTCGACCCAATGGCCACTTGGATGGAGGGCAGAGCTCGTCCTTCAGAAGCACCAAGTCGCCCACGACCAACTGTCGTCCAGGAGTCAGCCACTTGTTTCTCTGCTGTAAATGATGCAAAACCTCCAGTCACAATCGCTCCCAGAAATGGTTTCTCATAACCGAGAGTAGCTTCCACCTGCAAGTGCGAGATTTTAGATTCACGTCTTCAAAAGGCTCGGGTAATACATTGAGAGGAGCGTTCACAAGAAAGTGACCAGGCGTAAGCGCCACCGAATCAGTGGACTCAGAGCTCAGTGGGCATAGCGGCCAAGAATTTAAGCATGCCTCGATCTGAGCAGCAACTGTCGACATTTCCTCGAACGTTAATGACTTGTCTCCAATGACACGTTTGAAGTGATGCTTAAAACTTCTCACTGCCGACTCCCATAGTCCTCAGAAATGAGGAGCTCTAGGAGGTATAAAAGACCATACTATACCGTCCTTCGCCAATGCAGCTGCCACCTCCTGCGATACTGATGAAGCCCGTTGGAATAACTTGTCAATTTCTATGGCTGTGCCCTTGAAGTTGGTGCCGTTGTCGCTGAATACCATCCTACAAAGTCCACGCCGAGCGGTGAATCTGCGAAACGCTGCTAGAAACGCAGCAGTGGACAAATCTGACACAACTTCAATATGAACAGCTCGAACAACCATACACACAAAAATCGCTATATATCCCTTTGTAGACTTGGCACCTCTGCCCTTGGAGAACAATATTGGAAACGGTCCCACATAGTCCAGACCGGTGTATGCGAAAACTCGCTGGGGAGTAACTCGATATGATGGAAGCGGTGCAATTTGCTGCTGTACACTCTGAGCAGCGCAGCGAATACATCTATGGCAACGCCGATAAACTCCCTGTACAACTCTTAACCCACGTGAAATCCAATACGTCCTGTTGAGGGAACTGAGCATCAGCTGAACGCCTCCATGAAGAGTCTGACGATGTACCTCCTCAATCAACCTCTTGACTATAATACTAGATGCTGGCAGTATAATCGAGTGCTTCTCATCGAACTGCAAGAACGAAGGCTGCAATCGGCCTCCAACTCGGAGCAAGCCCTGTGGACAAATAAATGGTACAAGTCGCAGCAAGTGACTGCGAGATGACAACCGTTGTTTACTTCTGAGACACCGCAATTCCTCCTCGTAGTGCTGACTTTGCACATAACGAATCAGACCGACTCGAGCAGCCTCCATCTCCTCAGCAGTAAAATGACCAGTGCAGCGACTTCCTCTGGGCTTGACCGCATTCGAACGCCATCTGTAAGCACAAGCCAAAATCCGCAACGTCTTTGGAAAACTCGAAAACTTCTCCAAATAAGACAGCGCTTGTGATTCTTGATTCTCGTCAACCTTCTTCTCAACAGCAACCTGTGCATTTACTACATCTAGCGAAACATCCATGGGCAATCTATCAATTACCTTCCTCCAATCATTCCTGATCCATTCAGGTCTCTCCCACCACAAGGAAGACTGCTGAAGCTGCTCCGACGAAAACCCTCGAGTTCACAATCGGCTGGATTGTCTTCGGACTTAACATGACGCCATTGCACCCCAGGCAGAGTAGTGATCACCTCACTCACTCTGTTTGCCACGAAAGTCTGCCATCTCGATGGGTGACCATTCAACCAATCTAAAACTACCTTGGAGTCTGTCCAGCAGTGCACTGATACAGGCTTCAATAAAAGTCCATCTAAAAGGTGCTTCAACAATCTAACTAGCAACACCGAGCCACACAACTCCAATCGAGGCAAACTCTCCGTCTTAATAGGGGCTACTTTAGTCTTGGACATAATCAACGCCGATTTCTGCCCTGGTATTACCATATAAGCTGCAGCGACGAATGCTCTCTGAGATGCGTCAGAAAACCCATGCAACTCCCATGATATTTGCGAGGAGGAGCCAAACCAACGAGGAATTCACAATTGAGCCAAGTCAGGAAGATCAGACATCAACGCTTGCCACTGATCAAGAAGTTCTCCTGTGAGAGGTGAGTCCCAGTCGATACCATTAATCCACAAATCCTGGAGCATGAGTTTGGCCCTGACTAATACAGGTGACAGCCAACCAAGTGGATCAAACAACCTCGAAATCTCTGAAAGAATCGATCTCTTTGACATAACCTTTGGCGAAACTGGAATCTTAACCTCGAAACGAAACGAATCGCTCAATGGTGTTCATTTTAGGCCCAAAGCAGAAACTGCCTCATCCCATTCGACAGCGAACTCTTTCTGCTTTTCCGCCTGGATATCCTCCACGATAGCCGAACTGTTTGACGCCCATTTACCCAACTCCATACCTGCTGATGACAGAAGCTTGATCAGCTGATTCCGAATCTCAATGGCCTCAGACTCATTGTCAGCGCCTACAAACGCATCATCTACATACATATTGTGTCTGAGCACCTGCGCAGCTAAAGGAAACTCTACACTTCCCTCACTCGCTAGCTGAAGAAGAGTTCGAATTGAGAGGTATGGAGCGGAGCGCGTACCATACGTAACCGTCAAAAACCTATAATCTTTGATAGGCTTCGAAACGTCAGATCGACAGACTATTCTTTGCCAATCAACGTCATCTGGGTCAGCAAGCTGCAAGCCCCTGATGTGATCCCAATTGGACACTACGACCTCCTCTCGCGGCAAAAATCCCGTTACCTCTCTCAACACCAACGCCGAAAGCTCCAAACAAAATTCTGTGTTCAACCTGGACTTTAATTGAAGAAAAACTTCACCCTTTTACACCGCAGAAGGACCTGCACCGACACCAACCACAGACACAGAAACAGGCTTAATCTTTGCGGACAAACATTGCACAACTCTTTGCGTGACAAAAGAGACCTCTACACACGGATCAATCAAGCATCTAGCGTACATCGAATTACCATCTACGGATTGAAGTAAGACCTTGGCTGTGGCCATCAACCGAGTCCTACCCACCACTGTTGTACTTGCTGATACCTCCAGCATACTTGACTTGCCAGGCGCGCTAGAAGAGCCCTTCTGACCCGTTAAATTTGAAGAATCCGTCGCCTCTCCTCCTTGTCGTCGATCCGAGTGAATCTTCGTGTGGTGTCTGCCCTTACAATTGGCGCAACGATTCTGAGAGGTGCAATCAGCCAAAAAATGTCCAGATTTCGGGATTTGACATTTTGGCATGTTCGCGAACTCCGACGGACCCGGAACAGGTGGTACGTGTACGACCTGATTATTTTGCGCGCCTGCAGCGGTTACCGGTGGCCTCGCGGCGATTTCTAAATCTTCAATTGACTGAAGCACATCCGCTTTACTCTCCACATAACTTGACTCAACTTCGAGATACTCGTCGTTCTCGAAGTACGCCTCACCTTTGAATGCCGACCTATTCGCTTGCAGGACCAGATCCCTTTGAGTATACTCGGACCAATACGATTCTAACAAACTCAAACGCGTGCGCATGTGCGGCAGCGTGCGAGCAGATGCCGCTAATCTTGCCATGTTACGTTTGAAATTCAGCAAGAACCCGCTTATGCGCTTCTGCTTAACTAACTCTGCAGCCGCATCAGCCATTGTTACAGAGTGCCAACTCGATCAAATACGAATGATGCTTGATTCAGAAATTCTAGCAGCGATCGATCTACGAGTAGAGAAcgagtcaaaaaaaaaaaataaaaacgatacTTAAGTGCCACCGCGGGTCCGCATACACACGGACACTAATTAATATGGCCGTCGAGATGCCAATGCGCGAAGATATGCGCTGTGTGGTGCGGCccgacgagcgagcgagcttgcgCCGGCCGATGAACTGCGCACAGCTGCTAGTGTGAATGcacgaacgagagagagagagagagagagagagagagagagagagagagagagagagagagagagaaggattaAAAGCGAGCACCGCTCTGCCGCTGCCTCAACGTGGCCTAACGACGCCAagtgagcaagagcgagacagagcaagcgagagagaaagagcgagaatgAAATTCAAACCTCGTTTACGCCGGTGCCGTCAACTCCCGTGATGACTTTGCGTACTGGTCGCGTCGTCCAAAGTTGGCAGGATTGCGGTACCAATATGGCCGTCTTCTTCTTATTTCCCCTCGTTGTGCCCCATGGCGAACTCTTGGCATCCCTCGAAGTTCAAATCTTGACCGTTAACCTCTAGCCTCTAAACCTCTAACCTCTAAACCTCTAACCTCTAAACCTCTAACCTCTAAACCTCTAACCTCTAAACCTCTAAACCTCTAATCTCTAAACCTCTAACCTCTAAACCTCTAACCTCTAAACCTCTAAACCTCTAAACCTCTAAACCTCTAACCTTTAAACCTCTAACCTCTGATCTCTAAACATCTAACCTCTAACCTCTAACCTCTAACCTCTAAACCTCTAACCTCTACTCCTCTAAACTTCTAATACGTCTAACCTCTAACCACTAATCCTCTAAACTTCCAATACGTATAACctctaaacaaataaatacttcTAACCATCTAAACGTCTAAATTGTTACAACAACAACTGGCAGCTAGGCCCCTTGCGGCCAACTGCGAGAGCGAGCTCTAGGGAGATTCTGGACGCTCTCCGACCGTTGCGACTTCGAATAGTCGAACGGCTGCCGAAATACTTTAACACGCCTTCACTatgcaaaaaacaaaaaacttttcCGTACACAAAACACTTAATGCCATGATACTGCACGCTCTGCTACCAAtatttatagtctctcgactttgatagagacttgtggatcaaaacaattaatgtgaaaataataacgcGCTCTTTAAACTTGGATAATTGAAGAGTATTAGAAGAGCGTTAAAGCACCGACGCGTTAACAAACGATATTCTTTAACGGTCGAGACTGTGAGGCGAGTCCTCACAGTGCTTCGGCAATACGAAAACTGAATAACACAAATCAGCGAAAGCGGCAGAAGACCGCTCGTACCGTTACCTGGTGATACGTATTAAAAGTATGTGCTAATTTGGGACTGACTATTTtgagtatattaaatataaatataagtatttggtACATCAAATTcttat of the Nasonia vitripennis strain AsymCx chromosome 2 unlocalized genomic scaffold, Nvit_psr_1.1 chr2_random0010, whole genome shotgun sequence genome contains:
- the LOC116416580 gene encoding uncharacterized protein LOC116416580; translated protein: MSKTKVAPIKTESLPRLELCGSVLLVRLLKHLLDGLLLKPVSVHCWTDSKVVLDWLNGHPSRWQTFVANRLQQSSLWWERPEWIRNDWRKVIDRLPMDVSLDVVNAQVAVEKKVDENQESQALSYLEKFSSFPKTLRILACAYRWRSNAVKPRGSRCTGHFTAEEMEAARVGLIRYVQSQHYEEELRCLRSKQRLSSRSHLLRLVPFICPQGLLRVGGRLQPSFLQFDEKHSIILPASSIIVKRLIEEVHRQTLHGGVQLMLSSLNRTYWISRGLRVVQGVYRRCHRCIRCAAQSVQQQIAPLPSYRVTPQRVFAYTGLDYVGPFPILFSKGRGAKSTKGYIAIFVCMVVRAVHIEVVSDLSTAAFLAAFRRFTARRGLCRMVFSDNGTNFKGTAIEIDKLFQRASSVSQEVAAALAKDVAAQIEACLNSWPLCPLSSESTDSVALTPGHFLVNAPLNVLPEPFEDQRNKWLTPGRQLVVGDLVLLKDELCPPSKWPLGRITAVHRGKDGLVRVVTIRTANSEFQRPVVEIIFLPSDKSAQRAVSGLQPESSQD